TTATCTAACACCTCAATTTCATTCTCAATTAGAGTGATGAGGTTTTCTAGCTGTTGGACTTGAGCAGTTGCAGCACGTATTTCTTCATCAAGAGGCGGACTGGGTATCTCAGGCGGTGGAGGAACAGCTAAACCAATACGAACATCGTTAGCCAAGGGCGCAGTTCCCCTTTCTACTTCCACTTTTACCCTCACACTGCGATCGTCAAGACTTAGAGGTAGCTCGGCGATTTCTACCTGTTCTGGCAATTTTCCATGTGTCAGAGATAACTCAGCAAACCGGGTGACTGTCGCTCCAGCAGAGTAGACCTTCACACTTTCAATTCTGGATGTTAGTTGCACTATTGTCATGATGAAAACAATGACTGCTGATAATTCACTCGTTTATAGCACACTCAGTTTTTGTAGAAGAATTTCTTGATTTGGCATTTTTATGGTACAATAGTACTATAAATGAGAAACTTTCATCCCCAACCCTTCTCCCTCACAGGAGTTGGGAGTAGATTCTCCCTTGAGAAGATGACTAAACTTCCTTCCCTCTTTCTTCGTGTCCTTTGCGTCTTTGCGGTTCATTCAAATAAGTAATAGTCGTTCGCACAAGGAGTAACATCACAAATCTCTGCATTTCCGCCCAAAGATTACCTATCTAAATGAACCGCAAAGACGCGAAGAGCGCGAAGAAAGAAGACAAGAAGTTCGGTAGTCTTATAGCACTGAAGGGAGTAGCATAGCTTTTCGTACAAAAATTACGTGTTTACCCTGACAATCTCAGGTTTTCAAGACTCGTATTATCCAGGGTGACCGTAGGAAAGGATGAAGGATAAAGTGTGAAGGATGAAATGGGGTAAGAATAAATATGGCAAAGAAATCATCAAAAAACAACAGTGCAAAACTTCCTAACAACAGGACATCCACACAAAATACGAGAACAAAATTTACTCTTTACAATTTTGCAGGCAAAGAAAAAGCTTACTACTTAGTCGATAAAGTCCACTTAGAAAGAGAGCCTGGTGATATTCCGGACAAATCTGTAGCCCATAGCATTATTATCATCGATCGCTCTGGTTCGATGTGTGGTGACATTCAGGCATTAAAAGACACTTTGATTAAACTTTTGACTCTTGATGAATACATCAATTTCCAGTTAGTTATCACCTTAATATCCTATTCCTCTAAAGGCGATGTCTCTTGTCACTTCCAACGGATTCCCATTCAAGAAGTGATGAAACAAAATTCTCCATACCTAGAAGCCATTAGACAAATTCGCGCAACTTATGCAACGTGTATCTCCCAATCAATGGAGATGGCGAAATCGATGATACAAGAGGGAGAATTAACTGCTATCACTCTCCACAGTGATGGTTATGCGAACGATACCAGCCCCAGTGCAGAAGCCAAAGCCCTTGAGATAATTTGTCAAGAACTCAAAGGCAAAGATGTTTTTGTGAATACTATTGCTTATTCCTACTCCTCTGACTTCAAACTTCTTTCAAAGATTGCCAATATTGTCTCTGGTGTATGTATTAAAGCGGGTGATGTCAAAGAAGTTTATAACGCTATTTACAGCACTTCCAAGTTATTGGGTAGTTCAGTAGCACCAGCCATAGAAGAACCTTTAGCTGCTGATTACAGCTATCAAATTCTCTTCTCTAAAAGTGCCAAAAAAATTAACGGGACAACAGGGACTTTAAAAATTTGTGGTTTAAAGTCAGATGATGAAGCGCTCGTCTACAAATATAAACAAATTACCAAAGAGGCTTACGAGCAATTAGATGTTCCTGTGGCTCAAAATGATGAATCAGTGTACGCCTTTGCAAAAGCAAACTTAGCAGAAGGAAACTTAAATACAGCTAAGTATGCGATCGCGAGTACCTTTAATGCTACTTTAACTGAAAGACACGCTAAAGCACTAACAAACGAACACGTCGCCGACTTTGCACAAGATATTGACATTGCACTGTTCTATCCCAACGTCTTGAGCGAGCATGAAATCCTAGATAAAGTGAAAGTTAATGAGAAAACTTCCCTCTTAGAACTCATCAAAGTTTTGGAAGAACATCGTAGCAGCATCATTATTAACTTCAAGCACTTACAGGAAAACTATCAAAGAAAGGGAATCAAAAGAGTTAACGGTTCCAGAGATGAAAATGGCAATCTTGTCAAGCCTTGGTTAACAACCGAGTATATAGATAAAACTGACTATATTGGTATGGGGTCGTTTGAGATTAATCACAACACCGCCACGGTCAATATGCTTGTCACTCGTAAAGTCAGACTGGTTAAAGCAGAAGACAAAACTCCCATTATTGAAGTCGCAGGATTGTTAGTTAATGACCTAGCTAGTTTTAATAATTACACTATCGTCAGTGATGGTGACCTCAACGTGAAATCATTGCGCGTGAAAATCAGCAGCAAGAAAGCTTTTGAAGCCTTGAAAGAACAAGGCGTACTAGAAAAAGATGGTTCTCCTGCAAAAGAATTTGATTTCCACGACGAGTACACTATTAAGCTAGACAATTTACCTTTAGTACCTTTTGAAGGACATTACAGCAGTATCGATAGTTTATTCAACCAGTTAGCAGAAATCAAAGTTCTTTCCAGTATCATTTCTGCTCATTTAAAAGAAGAGTCAGATCTCTTTTTACCAGAACAGTTGGAAGAGTTGAAAAAGCATTATCTTTCAAAGAGCCTTTACATTAACTTTCCAACCACGAACGAATACACAGACATCAATGAAGCCCTAACAACTGGCATTATTGATTCTAGAGTCAGCTATAAAATTGATATTGGTAGCAAAGAGATTCTCAACCTCAGTAAACTACATTCTGCAAACAAGTTTCTTGACAGAATGTATCAGGTATATGACAAAGAAACTGGAGAAATTTTCCAAAAGCCTACTTTTGAACTCGCTTTCAATGAAAATGTCGCTTACAACCACAAGCAACTGTCCTCCCGTACAAAAATCACCAAAGTGGATGAATTTATGAAACCTATTTTCGAGGATTTTTTAGGATTAGAGAAAAATGGTGTTGTGACAGCTATCCTTGTTAGAGTTGGGGCTGATAATTTGGTGCGAGTCTTACAAGATAAGTGGGATAGTAAACCAGTTAATAAAGAAGAGATGGTAACGGCTTTAACAGCAGCAGATAAAAAATTAGAAGCGTATGTGGAAAGAATTTACCGCGATAAAATCTGTCCTTTGATATTTTACATAGGTTCTACAGGACTGTTACCAGATGAGATGCAAGCCAAAGCATCAACAGCAGATGAACTAGCTGCAAAATATCCAAACTTGCTATTTTCTAAAGATGAACAAGAAGGGACATTTTTTGAAGTAGGTGACAGCATTCTTAGCGTATATGCGAAGACTGAGTACTATACAAAGAAGATTACTGTTGGTGTAGAAGAGTAGAAAACCGATAAAGGATAAAGAATGAAAAAAATCCTCTTTCATTCTTTATCCAAAAATGAAGACAAGCCAACCTCCGATTTTCCTCAACTAAACTAAATTTAATTCTCTTGGCAGATTGCTCAAACCGACTATGGAGCCTCTGGTGGCTCTGGAGCTTCTGGTGGCTCTGGAGCTTCTGGTGGCTCGTTATCTTGTATACCTCCTTTGAACAGATCGTTAAAAGTGAAGCCGAATAAGAGACTGGTTAAAATTCCAAAAAGTCCGACGTTAGCCAGTCCGCCGACTACAGACTTTAAATCTTCATCGCTCAGTTCTTGAATTTGGTTGACGGATTGTAATTCCGTGATTTTGACGATAGACATAATTTTTCTTTGTTATCACAACAAGAATTCTTTTCAGAATATCTACTTAGACTATTCCGCTCAAAGGTTTAACAACAGGCAAATTGAGTGATTTTAGTTTGACAAAAGTGTAACTATTTTGTCTGGAAGGGAACACTTTGTCTAAGCATCCACTGCAGATGAACTAGCTGCAAAATAATAACAAAATAATTTTCTTGCAGACCTCATAAAGGGAAAAATTTTAGATACTTTTTTCCCATTGCTTGTACCAGTGCATCTAGGGGTGCAATAGTAATTTTGATGGGGATCGAGAATCCTGGTTTCTTTAACAATACGGGATTCTGAAGAACGCAGCCCATCAGAATTTATGTGGTGGAGTACTAGTGACAATTTATAACAATGAGCAGAGAATTGTTATGCCGATCAACCAATTAGATTGATAGAAATTATGAAAAAAACCCTTGCTTTACTTTCTTTGAGTCTAGGTATTACCCTCATTAACCCTATCTGGTCAGCGATCGCTCAGATCCCCACTATACCGCCATTACCATTTCCTAACAACTCAACCGAACCGCTACCTCCACCACTTACAGTAACAGATGTAGGAACGTGTAAATCTCCAGCGCGATGCTTGGGTTGGGATGAGCAAATTTGGGGACAAAAGGGTAAACAGGGTGATAAACAAGCATTACTAGCTTCTATTGATAACAGCTTGCGTTATTTACAAACTGATAAGGCAGTTTTAGCTTATCAAAATTATCCCATTAAAGAAATTACCCTAGATCGTGTCCGTCGTAGTTTGATACGTTTTCGCCAATTGGTCGTTAACTCCAAATCCCCAGCACAATTACAAGCTGCTGTCCGTCGGGAATTTGTTTTTTATAAGTCCGTTGGTAGTGATGGTAAAGGTACTGTTAAATTTACTGCCTACTACGAACCAGTTTATACTGCCAGTCGTACCCAAACTGCTGTCTATAAATATCCGCTTTACCGACTTCCGCCAAATTTTGACCAATGGGCAAAACCGCATCCCAAGCGTATTGATTTAGAGGGGAAAAATGGTTTGCTAGGAGAGAAAAGCCCGTTGCGCGGTTTGGAAATGTTTTGGTTTCGCAATCGATTGGATGCATATCTGATTCACATTCAAGGTTCTGCTCAACTCAAACTGACTGATGGCACTACAACCTCTGTTGGTTTTGCAGGTGGCACAGACTACCCTTGGACAAGTATTGGAAAAGAACTTGTTAAAAATGGTAAACTTAAGCGTGAAAACGCTACTATGCCGAGTATTATATCATATTTTAACCGCAATCCCCAAGATTTAAATGAATATTTACCTCTGTGGGAACGCTTTGTTTTCTTTCAGGAAACTAATGGCGAGTCTGCTTCCGGCAGTACGGGTGTACCTGTAACTGCAGAGCGTAGCATTGCTACAGATAAATCTCTCATGCCTCCTGGAGCGTTGGCACTGATTTATGCCTCATTTCCCTATCCTAAAAAAGGTGGTGGGCTGGAATCGCGTCAGGTCAATCGCTTTGTACTTGACCAAGATACAGGTAGTGCTATCAAAAGTCCGGGACGTGTCGATTATTTTATGGGAACAGGTTCTTTAGCTGGTTATCGGGCTGGTATCACGGGTAGTACTGGGAATTTATACTACTTGCTTTTAAAAGAAGAAAAAATTAACGGTAAGCATTTTTAGCGCCTCAACGTTTGATTTTTTGATCAATGAGAACCATCATCACCCACAGTAGGGGCGCAATGCCTTGCGCCCCTACAAATCTGAAATGACCATTATCTATAGATTTATATAATGATCAATTTGTACAGTACGTAAGTTCTCATTGATTAGAGTAAACTTGAACTCTCAGAAATTGCTTTCCTAAAGCGAGGTGGTTATTCTGCATCAAATAACATTATTTTTGATAGCCACATTATCTATTGCCCATGAGCATTGCTATTCTCAACAACCGGAATTGGCAGTGCTTGAGTTAATTTCTAATGTGTTGGTTATTTTAGCTGTCTACTCTATTGCAGCAACATTAATATATTTAGTTTGTAAGCGAAAAGACTTGCCTGACAATCGAGTTTTTGTATTATTTGGAGTTTTATTAATCGCCTGTGGTACAAGTTATCTAATAGAGATTTGGACGCTTTGGCATACGCAGTACTGGCTTTCAGGAGGGATTGAAGCCCTAGCTGTGTGTGTTGTATTGTATGCAGCTATTCGATTGATTGGAGTCATTTCTCAAGTACTTGGCGATGCTCCTTCCGGGAGCCGCTCAAAGGGCGATCGCAAACGACTTGAACAAGCACTGCAAGAGTCCGAAGCAAAATTCAGCGATATCTTGAATGGAGCAAGAGCAGCAATTTGCTGCTACCGAATATTTTCCAATAGAGATTGGGAGTATGAATATTGCTCTGCAGGTACTGAGTCTGTCCTTGGCTACACTGCTGAGGAAATCATGGCAGATAAAAATCTTTGGAGGTCAACAATACTTCCAGAAGACTGGGAAACAGTGATTACTCCATTGTACGAGGATATGTTCGCCGAACGCACGAGAAACATAGAATATCGGTTTCGGCATCAAGATGGTTCTGTACGGTGGATTTTGGGTATATGTTGCTCGAGACGCGATGAAGTTGGCGATAGCTGGATAGTAACGTCTGTATGTGTGGATATTACTTCTCTTAAGCAAGCAGAAATAGCTTTGCGACAACAGGCAGAACGAGAACGTCTGATTTCGCAATTGACTCAACGCATTCGCCAATCTTTAAGCATAGAGGAGGTTTTGAATACTGCTGTTGCAGAAGTCCGGCAATTGCTGCAAGCAGACCGAGCTTTAGTTTATCAGGTTATGGATGATGGTACGGGTACTGTGATTGGTGAAGCGGTTGCCAAGGATATTCCAATGATTACCGGACAACCATTGCCAGAAGAAATTTTTCCTAGAGATAATTATTTACTTTATTATGAAGGACGTGTCAAAAGTATCACGGATATTGAACGAGATGAAATGGCTCCATGCCTTGCAGAAACACTCAAACAACTGGGTGTTAGGTCTAAAATCGTGATTCCTATTCTCGGACAGGCTAAGCTTTGGGGTTTGTTAATCGCTCATCAATGTCAAGCCCCGCGATACTGGCAACAGTGGGAAGCAGATTTGCTCAGCCAGATTTCAGGACAGTTAGCGATCGCAATCCACCAAGCCGATCTTTACCGCCAGATACAAACAGATCTAGCAGAACGTCAACAAACAGAGTTAGCTCTCAGACGAGCATTAGAACGGGAACAGCAGGCA
This genomic interval from Scytonema hofmannii PCC 7110 contains the following:
- a CDS encoding vWA domain-containing protein, coding for MAKKSSKNNSAKLPNNRTSTQNTRTKFTLYNFAGKEKAYYLVDKVHLEREPGDIPDKSVAHSIIIIDRSGSMCGDIQALKDTLIKLLTLDEYINFQLVITLISYSSKGDVSCHFQRIPIQEVMKQNSPYLEAIRQIRATYATCISQSMEMAKSMIQEGELTAITLHSDGYANDTSPSAEAKALEIICQELKGKDVFVNTIAYSYSSDFKLLSKIANIVSGVCIKAGDVKEVYNAIYSTSKLLGSSVAPAIEEPLAADYSYQILFSKSAKKINGTTGTLKICGLKSDDEALVYKYKQITKEAYEQLDVPVAQNDESVYAFAKANLAEGNLNTAKYAIASTFNATLTERHAKALTNEHVADFAQDIDIALFYPNVLSEHEILDKVKVNEKTSLLELIKVLEEHRSSIIINFKHLQENYQRKGIKRVNGSRDENGNLVKPWLTTEYIDKTDYIGMGSFEINHNTATVNMLVTRKVRLVKAEDKTPIIEVAGLLVNDLASFNNYTIVSDGDLNVKSLRVKISSKKAFEALKEQGVLEKDGSPAKEFDFHDEYTIKLDNLPLVPFEGHYSSIDSLFNQLAEIKVLSSIISAHLKEESDLFLPEQLEELKKHYLSKSLYINFPTTNEYTDINEALTTGIIDSRVSYKIDIGSKEILNLSKLHSANKFLDRMYQVYDKETGEIFQKPTFELAFNENVAYNHKQLSSRTKITKVDEFMKPIFEDFLGLEKNGVVTAILVRVGADNLVRVLQDKWDSKPVNKEEMVTALTAADKKLEAYVERIYRDKICPLIFYIGSTGLLPDEMQAKASTADELAAKYPNLLFSKDEQEGTFFEVGDSILSVYAKTEYYTKKITVGVEE
- a CDS encoding bacteriocin, producing the protein MSIVKITELQSVNQIQELSDEDLKSVVGGLANVGLFGILTSLLFGFTFNDLFKGGIQDNEPPEAPEPPEAPEPPEAP
- a CDS encoding murein transglycosylase A, with the protein product MKKTLALLSLSLGITLINPIWSAIAQIPTIPPLPFPNNSTEPLPPPLTVTDVGTCKSPARCLGWDEQIWGQKGKQGDKQALLASIDNSLRYLQTDKAVLAYQNYPIKEITLDRVRRSLIRFRQLVVNSKSPAQLQAAVRREFVFYKSVGSDGKGTVKFTAYYEPVYTASRTQTAVYKYPLYRLPPNFDQWAKPHPKRIDLEGKNGLLGEKSPLRGLEMFWFRNRLDAYLIHIQGSAQLKLTDGTTTSVGFAGGTDYPWTSIGKELVKNGKLKRENATMPSIISYFNRNPQDLNEYLPLWERFVFFQETNGESASGSTGVPVTAERSIATDKSLMPPGALALIYASFPYPKKGGGLESRQVNRFVLDQDTGSAIKSPGRVDYFMGTGSLAGYRAGITGSTGNLYYLLLKEEKINGKHF
- a CDS encoding diguanylate cyclase domain-containing protein — protein: MVILHQITLFLIATLSIAHEHCYSQQPELAVLELISNVLVILAVYSIAATLIYLVCKRKDLPDNRVFVLFGVLLIACGTSYLIEIWTLWHTQYWLSGGIEALAVCVVLYAAIRLIGVISQVLGDAPSGSRSKGDRKRLEQALQESEAKFSDILNGARAAICCYRIFSNRDWEYEYCSAGTESVLGYTAEEIMADKNLWRSTILPEDWETVITPLYEDMFAERTRNIEYRFRHQDGSVRWILGICCSRRDEVGDSWIVTSVCVDITSLKQAEIALRQQAERERLISQLTQRIRQSLSIEEVLNTAVAEVRQLLQADRALVYQVMDDGTGTVIGEAVAKDIPMITGQPLPEEIFPRDNYLLYYEGRVKSITDIERDEMAPCLAETLKQLGVRSKIVIPILGQAKLWGLLIAHQCQAPRYWQQWEADLLSQISGQLAIAIHQADLYRQIQTDLAERQQTELALRRALEREQQAIHRERLIGVIAQNIRQFLHLDSILTTTVEEVRQFLQIDRVVIYQFDSDWYGTVIAESISDPSFSILGQSIQDPCFQKTISHSYFQGRIHAVNDILKANLDPCYVNLLKMLQVRAILVVPIIIHQNLWGLLIAHHCSMPYHWQQATWHLLRQLSTQLAIAIQQSELYQQLERANQELQRLATLDGLTQIANRRSFDEFLDREWQRSKREQSPISLLLCDIDHFKLYNDYYGHQAGDRCLQQFAQTLDTVVKRPTDLVARYGGEEFAILLPSTDTVGAVQIAEQIQQAVAQLQIPHVRSYVSQCITVSIGIACLSPTPELLPEDVIAIADRALYQAKANGRNGYNIGSGE